ATATAGATTTAGTTATACATAACATATTAGCCACATGGGGGGCAGGCTcccagccagtgtaaatcagtgtatctttgaggacttcaataaagCTACTATGCAGATTTTGCCCAGCTAAAGTCCTGGCCCTTGATATGCAACATGCATCAAATGTGGAATTTTACATCCAAAGTCAGCAGCTCTGTtatcaggggtggctccaggcaccagtgcaccaagcacgtgcctggggtggcaagccgcgaggggcggcctgccagtcgccatgagggcggcagtcaggctgcctttggcggcatgcgtgcgggaggtccgccggtcccgcggttttggtggcaattcagcggcgggtacgccaaaggtgcaggaccggcagacctcccgcaggcatgcccctgaaggctgcctgactgctgtgcttggggtggcaaaatacatagagccgcccctgcctgttATATACAAGGGATTCGATAATAAACAAATGGTAGACACATTTCTTGCTTTGTGTAATAGCAAAGGGGCAGTCTGCCAGAGCACTGCCCCCACCTAACATTGCAGATAGGGGCATTAGAAGAGGGGAAATGTCCTTTCTTTTCATGGCTTCCATCCCTCTTTTTGGATACTGCTAAACTATCCCTGCTAAAATGGCTTTTATGTTTAATCCCAGGTTGGTAAAGATATTTCTTAAAGAgtcagggtaaaattttcaaaagcaacgaaatgacttagaagcctaagtcccactgactctTAATGGGGGTGATTGTTCTGaagagtcagattttcaaaagtattgagGTACCTAAAGATCTAgatagacacttttgaaaatcccagtagataCCTAAGCAATTTAGAGCCTAACTCTCagtaatttcaatgggaattaggcacctaactcctttaggtgcttttgaacatctcagtatctttaggcacctaagtacctttgaaaatctggccctaagtgcttACATCTGTTTGGGAAATGGAATTTAGGCAATGAACTCACTTTAAGCATCTACCCATGACGTTTGCCCTTTGAAACGTACCAGTTTTCACCAAATGGGAtgattttgcaaaatgttttactTGGTTATTTGACAAAGACTTTATCTCTCCATCTTAGCCAATTATTCAATCCAAATACTCAAGTGGGTGTTACATCAGGTTCACAGTTTCACTGACTGCAAATTTTAATGTGAACACAATCACTTCAAAACTGTTTTAACTGACTCCAAACACATCAGCAAGGAATTGTTTTCTACTGAAATGCAATGAAAAGTTAGGGCATAAATACCCAGGAACATGCCTGAGAATAAAATGCTAACTTGGGCtcgtggggggaagggagggatgggaATGCACCTATCAGAATATGTCATAATATAAAGCATGTAACATATGACTTTATTATGTTCATTCAATCCATGTTTTAATCCCTGCAGTGGGGATGCATTTCAAACAATGTCCTTGAccacaacacttttttttttaagaactaaAATCCATGAGTGTTATTCCATGGCATTAAGGCTGTCTATTTTGgggcaaaaaaccccaacaacccaaTGATATGGTTTTCCTTCTTTATTTTGTTTATGAAGGAAGCTTCTCTCATAAGAAGCGAAACAGCAAGAAGCAGCAAGCACTGGAACAAAATATACATTCCGTACAATCATATAACCTGCCCGTTCCCTATGACATGAAACATACAATTATCTGTACACGCCTCATTAAATAACCTTATTAAATAGGAAATGCAAAATGTACAAATTTACAGACTGAATTATTAAATACTCCCCTGGTGCACGCACGGGGCATGCATTCGTTTCTACTATCGGCAGCCACACTCTGAAACTGCCATCCCCTCATATTTGAACTTGTAAGTAACCACCCCTGCGTCTAAGTAGAGGATGGAGATGGGATCAAGCTTGGTAGGCACACAGCAGGCTTTGGAAGTTTTCTGAGGATTCTTCAGGTGAACCAAAGTCTGGACAATGGCGTGTTTAGTTGGCGTGACGTGTTCAGTTAAAGGGTAGGAGCACACTCCGCGGCACTCGTAGGCTTCATATCCCGTCGGGGCGATGATCCAGGAATCCCAGCCAATCTCCTTGAAATCGATATAGAGTGGAGTCCTTTTGCAGTAGTTGCCCTTGGCGTTCCTCCGGATCCGGGCAGTGGAGTCATAAATGATGTTGGAGCGCATCTGGAGCAGTGCCTCTTCACCTGGCCCGTTGTGGAAGTTGCCCATGCCCAGATTCTCCAAATCCAGCAGCTGCTCATGGTCTATCATTTCGTCCagttcctgcttctcctccttttTGTCATTGCTCAGGTCATCTGAGAACACAATCAACAGAGGCACGTGCTTGGCCTCGGAATTGATGTCAATATCGAGTTTCCCCTCTCCGTTTGGCTCCTCCCCTTCTCCGCTCTCTATCTGCACTTCCAGCCTGTGAGTGGTCAACTCTGACCTACGCCAGCGCCTCATGGCATCTGTGATATCAAAGGTCTCCCACTCACTGTTGGTGCCGTAGATCTGCCTGGATGCAAGTGCCACcatttttctctcctctccttctctccccgCATGGTTGTTCTCCAGTACTTCAAAAATGGTGACTTTCCTATCCAGCCCATCATAGAGTATTCTGTCCCGCTCCACCAGTGTGTAGAGTCTCAGCTCTGCCATCGTGATCTCTTCATGGTGAGGGATGGAGACGTTGAAGAGAAGAGGGTATTTCCGGATTCCTGTGACACCAATAGGGTGGGAAGTCAGATCTGGAAATGACAAAGATCAACGTAAATAAACACTTTGGAACTGCAAATATTTCCAGCAGAAATATGCATGCATGGAACTCAGCCTTGCATGCCTTGTATTCCTTGGTTTCAGTGTGAACAGTTACAGGAAAATTATAATAAATAGGAATAATGGATTGTCACACAAAATTTTATTCATGTCGTCAGTGAGGTGGATGATTTGTATTGGATCTTCAAGGAAAACAAGGTCAGATCATGATAATAGCAATGAACTTGGATTTATAGCTCTCTTTCTTCCAACGTGGCTACCGAAGTGCTTTATAAAAGGTCCTTACTGATTGTACACATTATATTTATTGTATATAGGAATCGCtttgcccagcactgaaatgaagccacctctggagtgCAAATACAACAGCTGTTTAACATGTGAATATCAACATTACACAAaattttaggacaggaagtgaagaagaatactacacctctaccccgatataacgcgacccgatataacatgaatttggatataatgcggtaaagcagcgctctgagGAGGCGGGGTTGtgtgctccagcggatcaaagcaagttcgatataacgcggtttcacctataatgcggaaagatttttttggctcccgaggacagcgttatatcggggtagaggtgtatatccaaCTGAAGGGACATGGGGGATTGGAGATGGGCAGAATGACACAAACTGTTTCTGCAGCAAAAGTAGGCTGCATTTGTATCTTTTTGTCTATTAAGAGGGGATCTGTCTTTCTATGGAATATCCAGTAGATCGCCTCATAAATAGTGTGATCTCCTTTACCTTCAATTAATCCTATGTACAGTGCCACACTCCTCAGGTATATATGGTGAATTTGTATTTTCACTGGTGATCTGATACAACACATTAAAATCCCTACTGCTGATCTGCTGTCTCTGATGAAGTGTTGCATAGATCTCCCAATGGAAACAAATGATACCATAAGCTTCCACCAGTGTCTGAAGACTGCAACCACCAAGGATAGAGACAAGTTGTTTAGGGTGATGCAAAGGCTTATAACTAGGAGGAATGGGAAGTTAGgtcttgatccaaagccctctgaagccATGGAAATATTCCCATTTTGACGTCAATAGGTTTTGGATCTGTCTTGAAAGGAGCAAAAGAAAACTGCTGTACTTActtatcaagtatcagggggtagccgtgttagtctgtatctacaaaaacaacaaggagtctggtggcaccttaaagactaacagatttatgttATGATTTatgctatgcatctgaagaagtgaggtttttacccacgaaagcttatgcccaaataaatctgttagtctttaaggtgccaccagactccttgttgtactTACTTAGGAGCTTTTGAGAGTATTAATTAATCAACTGTATAACAAGCaaataatctaatctaatctatctatgtTTATACATACACCATCTGCATTTCTTCATACATATAGGAAATTTAGaaaaatgtttgtatttattGCTGCATTTCCCTAATATCAATAACAACCCTGAAACCAAATTAGGAAATATAGACTTAGTGGACATGCCTACAAGGGTGGAGGGGATGGACTGCATGGAACTTGTACATTTTCCCATCTCTGATTTCTATGACTCTGGGATTGATATATTTATGGAAACATTTGGTTGACACAGGTACAAATATTTGCCCTGAGgtagcaaagcacttcagcacatgagtagccccattgactttaattggacTTCAGTGTTTTCTGATGTTTGCAAacatcagaaaaaagaaaaaaatatcgaAGAGGCcaaacatagactcatagactcatagactttaaggtcagaagggaccattatgatcatctagtctgacctcccgcatgatgcaggccacaaaagctgacccacccactcctggaataattctctcccttgactcagctgttgaagtccccaaatcatgatttaaagacttcaagtcgcagagaatcctccagcaagcgacccctgccccatgctgtggaggaaggtgaaaaacctccagggcctctgccaatctaccctggaggaaaattccttcccgaccccaaatatggcgatcagctgaaccccgagcatgcgggcaagattctccagccagaccctccggaaaaaagttctctgtagtaacttttaatatcccatcattgaccattgttactaattaccagcgatggcacgttattgacctattgactaaaatcacgttatcccatcaaaccatcccctccataaacttatcaagcttaatcttaaagccagagaggtctttcgcccccactgtttccctcggaaggctgttccagaacttcacccctctgattgttAGAAACCTAATTTCAAGCCGTTTGCCCtctcttcccattgactttagttgggAGTTTGAAAGCACTCAGAATCCAGCTGCATGTCTAGTGAGCGTGACTCACTTCAAAACTGGAAGTGGCATCAGAACTTAGAGTGACCTCGAGGGCTTCCCAGCCTGCAGGATGCTGGAGAACAAGTCCACTGTCATGGGGATATGTATGGTCTTGGGGTGGGGAAAAGTCAGCTGACTGCATAGAAGACGGACATGAATAATTCATTGGAAGGGGTTAGGGACACGCCCTTATGGGAAACTGGGTGTCTCACTTCCTGATTAGAGAGAAAAATAAGTCAGGATGGGCGTCTGCCCACAAGACTGGCTGAGCAGGAAAACTCAAAGGGTCAAATTCCCCTCTCACTATTACCTGTACATCCTACTTGGTGTCAATGAGGATGCACTGGTGTCTGAAGGAGGAGGATTTAGCCCAGAAAAGTTTATTTAAATTTGTAATTGATGACCACATTAGAATCGTATCTGCAATGGAGCCGGACTGCTTCATGAGCTAAAATTGCTAAGGAACAATCGTCATAAAGTTCTACTGCTTCCAGCCATTCAATTTCCATTATCATCTTCTACTAACACAAGCAGATAAGTATAAAGATTGCATTGTGTGATCTGTTCCATCTCTTTTATCAATATAATTGCAAGCACTTTATTTTTAACCATCTAAAAGGCCCACAAGCTATAAAATTCAGGTTCCCTAGTTGTTATTGACTTTCTTGACATACAAAGGAGAGAGAATTAAAATAAACCCTCTGTACTGTATGTGTGCATATGGAAAGCATTTGTATTAGCATATGAGTATCTGAATCTATGCCTGTAGTTCTGGACTAGAAGAAAGGACAGGAATCTGCCAAGAAGGTAGGAAGTTATCCTGAGTTTGACATGGCCATTGCAGACTTCATGTAATGGTGAAAAGGATGCTTGGCATCTCTGTTGTGTTTATGAAAATGAATGGAACTGTGCATTGTtacatttactaaaaataaaggatgactgctgatttacactagtaaaACACATAGGATTTCCCCCTCAGTATACTGTACTTGCCCAATTATAGTCCATTTATATTCCTGATACTTTTTCATCTTAAAATTGCAAGTGTCAGAAAAGGACAATACTCATTATTCCATATTCcttcagggccagattgtgaatgCCTTCTCTACGCTCATGAGCAGTCACTCATCCCATGGTCTTCAGTACGCATAAGTGGTTTGCAATCCAGCCCTCAGTCAATTAAATGTTATCTATATGTTGAAGAAATGTACAGTTAAAGTGGATTTGAACTTTAAGGCAGAGCCTTTTAAAACCAGAAACATGTAGCTGGATAAGAATGCACACATCTGAATGAGGTATAGATTAGCCCATAATTAGAGCATCTAGCTGAGTTGTCAAATTTAGGTCATATATACTCAGTGTTTGCTCTGTTATCTTGTAGTTTTGGAGTTCATCAGTAAAACTGAGACTGGCATGATAGAAGAGCCATTTTTATTTGAATTATCACACGTAAAGCTgagttgttaaaaaaaatcatctcaaTCCTACTGGCAAACAGAATGTTTCTGGGGCATAAATGATTTGTTGAAAAGTCTTTTAAATATATAGCCTACATTGTTACTCATGCATGAAGCATAAAGAAATCATCAGCAGCTAGTATGTGAGCCTTACATTCCTCTCGTTATGTAGCCATTGCAGGAAATTTTCAATTGCACGATATGTGTAACTGTCTAAACTCATGATTTTATGCATTTTTTAGctgaaattttttgaaaaatagaaaatatttatttcccccaaaatgaGCACCAAGGGTTAGCAAAAGTCATCATAGAGAGCTGCTAGCTGCAGATATTTCTATATCTGACTTTACTTCACACACCAAGCCTTGGGACCCATTAAAGACTAAATTGGGAAAATATTACTAGAGAGTCATTCATTGTTTGGTTAGGAATCCATGAAGAAATTGGGCTTCCCAAACAAGAATTTGTACCATTGCGTGGGTTGTGAAAGAGGGTTTTTCCCATTAATTCAGTTACCGTCTCTCTTTGAAAATCAGATGCCTATGAAGGTAACAAATAAGTGATTCACATGCTTCCTGGGATGGTGacgatttatttgtattacacacCCATAATATTCAAACATAAAAGAAGACATTACCCCTACCCCAAAGTGCTTACTGTCTCAAAGATATAATAGGCAAAGGATGGGGGAAAGGTTACATCAGAAAAGCAGTGTGAGCTGGTTGATTATAGGCATATGCCGTGTTAGTTCGTTAACTCCAGCTGCATCTCTATCTAATCACTAtaaacttctcccccccccaattcaaCCTTCATGCGCCACGCATTGTAAACAGGTGTCTTGTTGGTTATAAGCAATGCCCACTCATTCTTAGTTCACTCCGAGGAGTATGGCTCTTACCTTCATTTTGGAAGCTTCTAACAATATTTGCGGATGGCATTGAGGTCCTATCAGTGGCAAACCTGTTGTACAGCTCTAACATGTATTCTGGGGGCTCCACCTTAGCCGTTTCATGCAGGGGAATATCAGAGAGATTCAACGTCTTCAGGAACTCGTTTTTCATGTTCTGAAGCAGCGTGCTGAAATCAACGCCGTCCTGCTCCGAAAGGAGCTCGTCAAAGAAGGGCACATCTTCCTCCAGGGAAGACTGCTCCAGGCTCATGATGGGACTGCAAGCTGCAAGGTGCACCAACAGAGAGAGGGTTGCCCACAGCTGAATGGTGACAGTATCCATTCCTCCGCTCTAACCTCCAACCGCACTCAACAAGATTTAGCTCTCGTGTGGGCTAAGTGGCTATTTTATCCTCTGGGTTGTGTGCAGCTTGTGTCACAGAGTTGACAAGTTTGGAAGCCCTTGCCTGAAGCTTGTGATCAGTCCTTGCTtgcgctctctccctccccccccacaccgtcCAAAACCAGGTCTCAGTAATTGGATATAACACGCTCTCTCCTATGGTAGCCTTGCCTCTCTTATCTCTTGTAGTGTAAGCTGTCCACCAGATTTTCTGTTGCTATCTCACAAACCCCCTCTCCCTTAATGAGCATTTTGTAAACATTCTGCACTTGGACCCTCTGAGATAGGCCAATTTTCTCCTTGGACTGGATCTGCCCTTCCTTTTCTCCCTTGGAGCGGACTTTTTTTGGCATGCGTGGCCAACTTTTATCCATACAGCTTTGTTATGATTTCAGCCGAACATGCAAATGACACAGAGCCTAGATCTAGGATTCTGTATTCTATACCAACAGTAAATAAAAGCCCACTTAAATATTAACAGAGTTACACCTGTGTCCTTTGTCCCCTATTCCAGAGCTAAATTGTCCAGCCCAAGTAAAGGCTTTACTTAgatgaaaagcactttgagacaggaaccatctttttgttctgtttgtacagcacctagcacaatggggtcctggtccaggcctagggctcctaggcactatggtaatacaaataataacgacAATAATAAGACCACCGGAGGCCTTGAAGACAATGGAACTGGTGCGATTATATTAAGCAGTAGAAGGCAGAAATTTTGCACTCACtgcagctgtgggcttgtgtttATGCAGGGGCTACATTGTGGAAAAAGGTTTTGGGGACAGGAGAAATGCAGGCAGGGGACAGCCTCTGGCATGGCCAGCAGATCTGTGCCTGGTTCTCCTCTCCTACATACGGACACTGTGTACCTGTGCTGGCACTACCATCTTTGGCCCATATGAATAAAGGGCAATTAGCAAATGTTTTTAGCAGTGTTTGTTTTAGCTATTTATTCTCTTTATAAACCATTGTTTCCCGTTCAACCCAAAACAGCTACACCAGCTGACTGGGGAGAAGTTCTGCTCTGATGACCTCCACAGAAATGTTTAGAAACAAAATCAGCAGGGAGCACTGAAACCATTGCAAATGGCTCATAAAATGTTTATGCCACTACTGCTTCTCATGTGTCTGGCTTGGCAGGTTACATTCACTGATGAGCTGTGTTACATCTAGTGTCCTCATTTCATTTCCCACCAGTGAGCTTTGTGGTAACTGGCATGAAACGAAACCTTAAGGCCCACAGACTGCTGTAGATCAATGCACGGTGGCTGAGGGGCAGTACGTTGTGACCAGAACGGGTTGAAAACCACagaaaaattttcatggaaaatgttcaacatgttttcagaaaaaaaaaattgggggcgggggagcagggatgttcagaattttgaattttcaaaaagttTGAGTACTGCAggcaaacaaataaaactaaggGGCACAACTCTAGCTAACTTCATTAATGTTGCACTTATTTATGCAATTTTGAATAAGGACAATTGTATTTATTCAGCTTATTTTCACAGAGAGGAATTTTCATTAATTAAGAGCATCGAGCCATACATTTATGTCACCCTTTGTTATTTTGCTTCATTCAAATACTCTCCTCTCAAACAGCTTGCCATTTTACTATGAAagtttaacaaaataaatgaCCAAGCTCATTTTTATTGTTACATATAGGCCCAGCTGGAACCAGACAGTCCTTGGAGAACATTCAGAGCGGGATCTGAATTTCATGGCtatctatgaatctgaacctgAACCCCCAAACTTAGTCTGTATCTGAATTTTATGCTTTTTTGGGCTGCTCAGATCCACAACTTAGTGAGGTTTTGGATCTGAACCCAGATCgtcattatttattaattaaaaagtGAAAGCGCAAAGCTCCTTTCTTGAGTGATTCATCTCTTGGCTATGctgcatgggaggggggggggaagagagtgaCCTTACGTCCATCATGAAATTGAGATTAAGGAAGTCACAAGTTACTGCCTACAAGTTCTTCATGGTTTTC
Above is a genomic segment from Emys orbicularis isolate rEmyOrb1 chromosome 2, rEmyOrb1.hap1, whole genome shotgun sequence containing:
- the BMP10 gene encoding bone morphogenetic protein 10 → MDTVTIQLWATLSLLVHLAACSPIMSLEQSSLEEDVPFFDELLSEQDGVDFSTLLQNMKNEFLKTLNLSDIPLHETAKVEPPEYMLELYNRFATDRTSMPSANIVRSFQNEDLTSHPIGVTGIRKYPLLFNVSIPHHEEITMAELRLYTLVERDRILYDGLDRKVTIFEVLENNHAGREGEERKMVALASRQIYGTNSEWETFDITDAMRRWRRSELTTHRLEVQIESGEGEEPNGEGKLDIDINSEAKHVPLLIVFSDDLSNDKKEEKQELDEMIDHEQLLDLENLGMGNFHNGPGEEALLQMRSNIIYDSTARIRRNAKGNYCKRTPLYIDFKEIGWDSWIIAPTGYEAYECRGVCSYPLTEHVTPTKHAIVQTLVHLKNPQKTSKACCVPTKLDPISILYLDAGVVTYKFKYEGMAVSECGCR